A genomic window from Punica granatum isolate Tunisia-2019 chromosome 2, ASM765513v2, whole genome shotgun sequence includes:
- the LOC116196216 gene encoding uncharacterized protein LOC116196216 has translation MGSADDGGDEGPTKTVMTPWEQHSAVISIPRFDYNAPASLLHHSHSGFLITCTIKREKSATKEAMAILGKFCRPKNNGDPSHSESEISDEGGIAKRRKVCSEESGVESANGGGSESVTIESKDENGGHPQDACSTPKEEDADVDRNSLLSLVKLIRSGLVLFTFPKGHSTDTVSIVSEIIQSLKSGSQSPPQWCHRIFPIQATCNLNEQALQTVVQNLVLEFMKDKQERANQPIKFAVGYNRRGIEEAELKTSKHTLQGSKSDKFPLLDRNKCFEVVAGAVKGVISDSVVDLKTPELCVLVELLPLSAVPSGSLVVAVSVLPENLITTKPRLCVKALAPDTKTRNGKN, from the exons ATGGGTTCAGCCGATGATGGAGGCGACGAAGGACCGACGAAGACGGTGATGACTCCATGGGAGCAGCATTCTGCAGTGATAAGCATCCCTCGCTTCGACTACAACGCCCCCGCCTCGCTTCTCCACCACTCTCACTCCGGCTTCCTCATCACCTGCACTATCA AGAGGGAGAAGAGCGCCACCAAAGAAGCCATGGCCATCCTCGGAAAG TTCTGCAGGCCAAAAAATAATGGAGATCCTAGTCACTCGGAGTCGGAGATTTCTGATGAAGGTGGGATTGCTAAGAGAAGAAAAGTGTGCTCAGAGGAATCGGGTGTTGAGAGTGCGAATGGTGGTGGGAGTGAGAGTGTGACAATCGAATCTAAGGATGAAAATG GTGGTCATCCCCAAGATGCTTGTTCGACCCCTAAAGAGGAAGATGCAGATGTTGATAGAAATTCTCTTCTTTCATTAGTGAAGCTGATCAGGAGTGGCTTGGTTTTATTTACCTTCCCCAAAGGCCACTCCACAGATACTGTTTCGATTGTGTCGGAGATTATTCAGTCCCTGAAGTCTGGAAGTCAAAGCCCACCCCA GTGGTGCCATCGCATTTTCCCCATCCAAGCGACTTGCAATTTGAATGAGCAGGCTCTGCAGACAGTGGTACAGAATCTTGTTCTCGAATTTATGAAAGATAAGCAAGAAAGAGCCAATCAGCCTATAAAG TTTGCAGTTGGTTATAACAGAAGAGGCATCGAAGAGGCAGAGTTGAAGACTTCGAAGCACACTTTACAGGGTTCCAAATCCGATAAATTTCCCCTGTTGGACCGAAACAAGTGCTTTGAAGTTGTGGCAGGTGCAGTTAAAGGCGTGATTTCAGATTCAGTCGTGGACCTCAAAACACCAGAG TTATGTGTTCTCGTTGAGCTTCTACCCCTGTCCGCAGTGCCCAGTGGGTCACTGGTGGTTGCAGTATCAGTTCTTCCTGAAAATCTAATCACAACTAAGCCACGGCTGTGTGTCAAGGCATTGGCTCCTGATACCAAGACAAGGAATGGGAAGAATTGA
- the LOC116193849 gene encoding transcription factor KUA1-like: protein MDSGGEGSISGKDQAVDAPSVANGGMTLDHFLDINLDEILDGHAVNEFLDDLDKWLLVPEAVPEGPTDHGQSAIIPAPGEAEAGQKRKRKEAVGELVERQKPERKKAVSWTEDERRIFMFGYDLYKTSTEKWKEISTPMLPNTTEIASHAQKYPERRERRRQDRQRKSINDTVVREEDWIDLVPSIQEKHDVQKRSNCPKQPPQWLSPISASFIKSQDCPFLDRCNPGFIRCL from the exons ATGGACAGCGGTGGCGAAGGAAGCATCAGTGGGAAGGATCAGGCTGTTGATGCGCCTTCTGTCGCCAATGGTGGCATGACTCTCGATCATTTTCTGGACATAAACCTCGATGAGATTCTGGACGGGCATGCTGTCAATGAATTTCTGGATGATCTTGACAAATGGTTACTGGTCCCGGAAGCCGTTCCAGAGGGTCCCACAGACCACGGACAGTCAGCTATCATCCCAGCCCCAGGTGAGGCTGAGGCGGGCCAGAAGCGTAAGAGGAAGGAAGCAGTTGGCGAGCTGGTGGAGCGCCAGAAGCCCGAGAGGAAgaaagcagtctcctggactGAGGATGAGCGCAG GATATTCATGTTTGGATATGATCTCTACAAAACGTCGACAGAAAAATGGAAGGAAATTTCAACGCCTATGCTGCCAAATACGACCGAAATAGCGAGCCATGCCCAAAAGTATCCTGAACGGAGAGAACGTCGCAGGCAAGATAGGCAGAGGAAGAGCATTAATGACACAGTCGTACGGGAGGAGGACTGGATCGACCTCGTCCCCTCGATCCAGGAAAAGCACGACGTCCAGAAGCGGTCAAACTGTCCCAAGCAGCCCCCACAGTGGCTCAGTCCCATATCGGCCAGTTTCATCAAGTCCCAGGATTGTCCTTTCCTGGACAGATGCAATCCCGGCTTCATCAGATGCCTGTGA
- the LOC116196892 gene encoding putative disease resistance protein At3g14460: protein MPMERALESASVSWLINHLASQQVVDFLLKWEIDSALTKKLNTLLLSITAVLNSAEDRQVDDPHVRAWLDDLRDAVYEAEDLIDEIATRALESELGTGKLTGSLHLSDSVKKAVDFKLKDVVDHLSPFKVPIESKIRGVVDRLEDISRQKDILRLTAEASNAKLKSPGSAGGSLRLTTPAVTESRVHGRDADKEAIKRLLVSGLDELSVIPIVGMGGIGKTTLAKIVYNDEDVKGAFDSRAWAYVSDVFDSAGILRALVESATREICNTNNLELLQCRLQSLLSKKKFLVVLDDVWNDEYGRWDDLRTAFENVGAAGSRIIVTTRSEEVARIMRTGPTYHLKGLLEDASWSLFEQIAFPKMDSAKYPNLRLIGREIVLKCKGLPLAVKVIGGSLLQNTDENYWRDIARSKFWDLPGKEIVPALRLSYYHLPPHLKKCFAYCSMFPKGYEFDEEMLVLLWLAEGVVQLPGAKHDKLEEEAAKFFTDLVSRSFFQHYSGEDSTFVVHDLIHELAQSVSGKASLSMGNKAENSKNYDSLEKTRHLSYIRGLNDAFLKFEPFGRTKSLRTFLPLDPFHGYRRSSLTKKVVHELLPNLSVLRVLSLQSYEITSIPGSIGNLKHLRYLNLSHSLIQELPHSVNSLYNLQTLILNGCKNLMKLPDDIGSLINLRHLILNKTNLQMMPMGMRKLANLRSLTNFVVGDGCGSGIGELRDLSLLRGKLHVSGLHNVKEVRDAIEAKLNSKKDIDELVLEWDGTSDGLRDIGVETDILDALEPNESLRRLTIRYYGSPEFPSWLGDPSFDKMVSVHLYGCRKCRFLPPLGMLPGLENLVIEGMDCIKSVGLEFYGDAYIGQDPFPSLKALKFEDMKEWEEWLSYGDDGVKGFPRLYELSVFRCPKLGKFSGRFGSLEILRIKNCAALTSFSECSTVETSNFAEYPHLRTLVLHNCIELNNLPATIPSLESLSIDNCERLTHLPSFGMLKKLSLFGSSMEVIGNLVDLTSLTSLEIRGILHLKNFPEGFLRKSRKLEELNVLTCNDLIGLSDDGTGLNHLSSLKKLTISACSFFKSLPDETRCLPPVLTSLDLKHCENLTKLPSELFGILSLRELKVERCPQLEAFPESGLPPLLKRLEVRDCPAFKIFPGEILDKNVALEYLELRSCSSLVSFLENGRLPTTLRHIKVAYCKKLQSLPQGIMCRNDMALEYLEIDSCSSLVSFPSGELPGALKKLEISHCTALTSLPVNLVSLRNLDTLVLTGCPAVKGFPRGGLPTNLVSLRVSECEELNALLERIDKLKCLQVLDILNCPSLELIPRQGLPTSLISLSIQDCPKLNPVDQWKLHKLVSLKHFSIGCCKGLISFPSKYLLPDSITLLDIVDLPDLESLSPGLENLTSLENLAISGCSKLRSLPENGLPPSLGSLAIRQCPLLKEQCETSKGAEWSKVENVPYVILM, encoded by the coding sequence atgccGATGGAACGAGCGCTCGAATCGGCATCGGTGAGTTGGCTCATCAACCACTTGGCCTCTCAGCAAGTCGTAGACTTCCTACTCAAGTGGGAGATCGACTCCGCCCTTACCAAGAAGCTCAACACTCTCCTCCTCTCCATCACCGCCGTCCTCAACAGCGCCGAAGACCGGCAGGTCGACGACCCCCACGTCAGGGCGTGGCTCGACGACCTCAGGGATGCAGTCTACGAGGCCGAGGACCTGATCGACGAGATCGCAACCCGCGCCCTCGAATCCGAACTCGGCACGGGTAAGTTGACCGGCTCCCTTCATCTTAGCGATTCGGTTAAGAAAGCCGTAGACTTTAAGCTGAAGGATGTCGTCGATCATCTGAGTCCGTTCAAGGTCCCGATAGAATCGAAGATTAGAGGCGTTGTTGATAGGCTTGAGGATATTTCCAGGCAGAAGGACATTCTTAGACTGACAGCAGAGGCTAGTAATGCTAAGCTGAAATCGCCGGGATCTGCTGGGGGGTCACTGCGTTTGACGACCCCTGCGGTCACTGAGTCCCGGGTTCATGGTAGAGATGCTGATAAGGAGGCTATAAAACGTCTCCTAGTCTCGGGCTTAGATGAGCTGTCAGTGATCCCGATTGTCGGTATGGGGGGCATTGGTAAGACCACCCTGGCTAAGATTGTATACAATGATGAGGATGTCAAGGGTGCTTTTGATTCGAGGGCCTGGGCTTATGTTTCTGATGTATTTGATTCTGCGGGTATCTTGCGGGCACTGGTTGAGTCTGCCACTAGGGAGATTTGCAATACTAACAATTTGGAATTACTCCAGTGCCGCCTGCAGTCTCTGTTGAGTAAGAAGAAGTTCCTTGTTGTTCTTGATGATGTATGGAATGATGAGTATGGAAGGTGGGATGACTTGAGGACTGCTTTCGAGAATGTTGGAGCTGCGGGAAGCAGAATCATTGTGACGACACGGAGTGAGGAGGTTGCACGGATCATGCGGACTGGGCCGACTTATCATTTAAAAGGGTTGCTGGAAGATGCCAGTTGGTCCCTGTTTGAGCAGATTGCTTTTCCCAAAATGGACTCTGCGAAGTACCCGAATCTGAGACTTATTGGAAGGGAGATTGTGCTGAAATGCAAGGGCTTGCCATTGGCGGTGAAGGTCATTGGGGGCTCACTCCTTCAAAACACGGATGAGAATTACTGGAGAGATATCGCACGCAGCAAATTCTGGGATTTACCTGGAAAAGAGATTGTTCCCGCCCTTAGGCTAAGCTATTATCACCTACCGCCACATCTTAAGAAATGCTTTGCTTACTGTTCTATGTTCCCAAAGGGTTATGAGTTTGATGAAGAGATGCTCGTCCTTCTTTGGTTGGCAGAGGGTGTTGTGCAGCTGCCTGGAGCAAAGCATGACAAacttgaagaagaagcagcaaAGTTTTTCACTGATTTGGTGTCACGATCGTTCTTTCAGCATTATAGTGGTGAAGATTCGACATTTGTCGTGCATGACTTGATTCACGAACTTGCTCAATCTGTCTCTGGGAAAGCATCTCTTAGTATGGGAAATAAAGCAGAAAATTCGAAGAATTATGATTCCCTTGAGAAAACTCGTCATTTATCCTACATCCGTGGATTAAATGATGCCTTCCTGAAGTTTGAACCCTTTGGCAGAACTAAAAGCTTGCGCACTTTTCTTCCTTTAGATCCATTTCATGGATATCGCCGAAGCAGCTTAACCAAAAAGGTTGTTCATGAGCTACTACCCAATTTAAGTGTCTTGCGGGTGTTGTCATTACAAAGCTACGAGATAACCAGTATACCAGGCTCCATAGGTAACCTGAAGCATCTTCGTTACCTCAATCTCTCACATTCTCTAATTCAGGAGTTACCTCATTCAGTAAACAGTCTCTACAATTTGCAAACACTGATATTGAATGGTTGCAAGAATCTTATGAAGCTGCCTGATGATATTGGAAGCCTGATTAACTTGAGGCATCTTATTCTCAATAAGACTAATTTGCAGATGATGCCTATGGGAATGAGAAAGTTAGCAAATCTTCGATCTTTGACCAATTTTGTTGTGGGAGATGGTTGTGGATCTGGTATAGGAGAGTTGAGGGACCTGTCGTTGTTGAGAGGCAAGCTTCATGTATCAGGATTGCATAATGTAAAAGAAGTTAGAGATGCAATAGAGGCTAAACTGAACTCCAAGAAAGACATAGATGAATTGGTCCTTGAATGGGATGGTACATCTGATGGATTGAGAGATATAGGAGTTGAAACAGATATACTTGATGCTCTAGAACCTAATGAAAGCTTGAGAAGGCTTACCATCAGGTACTATGGTTCCCCAGAATTTCCGAGCTGGTTGGGAGATCCTTCGTTTGATAAGATGGTCTCTGTTCATCTTTATGGCTGTAGAAAGTGCCGTTTTCTACCACCGCTTGGGATGCTTCCTGGCCTCGAAAACCTCGTCATTGAAGGAATGGACTGCATAAAGTCCGTGGGTCTGGAGTTCTATGGAGACGCTTATATTGGTCAAGATCCCTTTCCATCTCTGAAGGCTCTGAAGTTTGAAGACATGAAGGAGTGGGAGGAATGGCTATCCTATGGAGATGACGGAGTCAAGGGATTTCCAAGGCTTTATGAGCTTTCTGTTTTCAGATGTCCAAAATTGGGCAAATTCAGTGGCAGATTTGGTTCACTGGAAATTCTTCGTATCAAAAACTGTGCAGCTTTGACTTCATTTTCAGAATGTTCTACTGTTGAAACTTCAAACTTTGCAGAATATCCTCATCTTCGGACGCTGGTTCTCCATAATTGCATTGAGCTCAACAATCTACCTGCCACCATACCTTCCCTGGAATCACTCAGCATAGATAATTGTGAAAGACTGACTCATCTTCCAAGCTTTGGAATGCTTAAGAAACTGTCTTTGTTTGGTTCCAGCATGGAAGTAATTGGGAATCTGGTTGACCTCACCTCGCTTACCTCTTTGGAAATACGTGGCATATTGCATCTGAAGAATTTCCCTGAAGGATTTCTACGGAAATCTCGAAAGCTTGAAGAGTTAAATGTTCTTACTTGCAATGATCTCATTGGTTTGTCAGATGATGGCACGGGACTAAATCACCTTTCCTCACTCAAAAAGCTGACTATTTCCGCGTGTTCTTTCTTCAAATCTTTGCCGGATGAGACCAGGTGCTTACCACCTGTACTCACTTCTTTGGATCTCAAACATTGTGAAAATCTAACCAAGCTACCGTCCGAGCTCTTCGGCATCCTATCTCTCAGAGAGCTGAAGGTCGAGAGGTGTCCACAGCTTGAGGCCTTTCCTGAATCAGGTCTGCCACCGTTACTAAAACGCCTCGAAGTTCGAGATTGTCCAGCTTTTAAGATTTTTCCTGGGGAAATACTGGATAAAAACGTCGCCCTCGAGTACTTGGAGCTTCGCTCTTGCTCTTCTCTGGTATCATTTCTTGAAAATGGTAGGCTACCCACAACTCTTAGACATATCAAAGTGGCATATTGCAAGAAGCTCCAGTCACTGCCTCAAGGAATCATGTGTAGGAATGACATGGCTCTTGAATACTTGGAAATTGATAGTTGCTCTTCTCTTGTCTCATTCCCATCGGGGGAATTACCTGGAGCACTCAAGAAGTTAGAGATCAGCCATTGTACGGCCCTCACGTCATTACCTGTCAATCTTGTCAGCCTGAGAAATTTGGATACCCTGGTATTAACTGGATGTCCTGCCGTGAAGGGCTTCCCTCGTGGTGGATTACCTACCAATTTAGTCTCTCTCAGAGTCTCAGAATGTGAGGAGCTAAATGCCCTCCTGGAGAGAATTGACAAACTCAAATGCCTCCAGGTGTTGGACATATTGAACTGTCCCAGTCTTGAATTGATCCCGAGGCAAGGCCTTCCTACTAGCCTGATATCGCTTTCTATCCAGGACTGCCCAAAGCTCAATCCAGTGGATCAATGGAAGCTGCACAAGCTCGTTAGTCTCAAACATTTCTCCATTGGCTGTTGCAAGGGTCTGATTTCCTTTCCAAGCAAATATCTTCTGCCTGACTCGATAACTTTGCTTGACATTGTGGATCTCCCGGATCTCGAATCCTTATCGCCGGGCTTGGAGAATCTCACCTCGCTTGAAAATCTGGCGATCAGTGGCTGCTCTAAGCTCCGGTCATTGCCAGAAAATGGGTTACCGCCTTCGCTTGGCAGTCTAGCGATACGACAGTGTCCACTATTGAAAGAACAGTGTGAAACCAGTAAAGGAGCTGAATGGTCAAAAGTCGAGAACGTCCCCTATGTGATATTGATGTGA